The DNA sequence TCGGGcgttttttctctctcaattctcCGGTCGCGCGAATTCTCAGTGCTTCCCCTCTCTTCTACGCGGCTTTAGTAAATCGGCCATAACTCTCTCTACTCCACCATATTCAGATGAGGAGTACAAGATATTCACACAAAGCTATTTCAAAGGCGAAGACATTGATAGACTTTGGGGAGCACTTGGACGCCATCTTGATTGAGCAATTATTGATTGAATCTAGCTGCAGTTGACATCTGATGTACGgcttccatgatcgtatcatccTCCCATTCTTGGGTAAgttttgtcctcaaatccaagctttctcttttcatcttATTCTTGGGACACCATTGAGCTTTATTAGATCCTCGGCATGCCTTCTCTCTCATTCCCGAGCCCCAATCGATCCATGTTCACGTCGAAGGAGTGACTCTTGATACTCAATACCCTTGGTCATATCATCCTTCTCTCATTGAAAGGATTTGCCCTAAAATCCGGATTTCGTAATCCTAGAAAACAGAATGagagaaaatcaaatatcaaagtaCGATGATAAAGATTATGACTACCAACAACCCTAAAAGATGTTACCACACCAAAATGGTGGGTGTGCTCGAACAAGCTCAAAATCAATACAAAAGCTATGGGAAAACAACAATCTAAGCATTCTTTTATATTGAAGCCCCAAACAAACCACTTGATACAAAatctttaataaaataacaataaaatatgtcaacCCCGTTGAACGGCTTGATTGTCATGCAATGAAAGCAAAGATTATACCAAGATACATATGCATCAAAAACTTTGTCATCTTTGTTCCAAACCTTTCCCATACTACTTAAGGCACTATTTATTAACttcttcaaaaaataattagtattcTCAATAGTGCTAGGAGGGCATAAGAAAGGATCCTCATAATAAAACACTTCAAGCCCATCAAGATATCCTTCAAACGAATTATAGTGATATAATGAAATCCCCATCAAGTATCACCTAGTCTCTTCAAAGaagtttcttgattttggCCTATACCATTACCGATTTCCCCATTCTCTATCATTTCAACTAGTCTGTCGTGCTCAATTTGTCGAATCATATCAGCCCTTTTGCAAGAAGATCCACATAATGTTACAATCGAGCTAAGATAActgaaaaaatcacaaatatattgatttatctTGCACACGGCCACACATACCAATTGAAGTTGGTGGGCAAAACAATGGACATACCAAGCTAATGGATTTTCCTTTAAAATTAGTGTTTTGAATCCATTGCATTCACCTTTCATATTTGATGCTCCATCATATCCTTGCCTCTCAATCTTGACAAAGATAACTTAAACTTAGCAAATAAAGAGTCAATTGCATCTTTCAAACAAACTGATGTAGTTCTTTTGACATGAACCAAAGCTAAAAACCTTTCAATTATCTGGCCATCCTTGTTCGCAAATCTTGACAATTGTCATTTGCTCCTTTTGTTGAGCAATCACGTGACTCATCAACTAGGATAGAAAAGTGTCTATCTCCAAGTTCTCCCAATATATCAAGTGTGGTTTCCACCGCACAAGCATTaaccatatttttttggattgatgGAGAAGTCATTTGGTTATTCCCAGGggcatttttcaaaatcactTTACCAAGTTCATCATCCCTTGAACCATACCATTCTAACAACTCAAGAAAATTACATTTGTTCAAAGAAGTTGATGACTCGTCATGTCCCCTAAAAGGAAAACCTTGAATCAAAAGAAAACGAACTACATCAAGAGTTGCAGTCAATCAAATTtgatattccttttttttgctGGCATACCTCTACTTACAACATAAGTCACACTTTGCCTTTGATtgacaaaattttcatattatatcCTAGCTTTGTTGTGTGCGCTACTTTTATCCCCAACATGCCCCTTGAATTTTTCTAGTGCCTTTTCCAATTAGAAAAACCACAACTAGTGAAGGCTTCATCTCCCGGTGCCACATAACCACGCTTGAAAAGAAAACAGTAAAAGCAATATGCGGCATGCTTCGCTTCACTATATTCAAGCCAATCATAGTCTTTGTACCAAGCATCTCTAAAACTCCTATTATCTTTTCCTTGAcgcgttttttaaaaaatgttaccCTTTGGTTGACTAGGGCCTTTTGCTACATATTCTCTAGGAATACGATCCCGGATACTCACACCATATTTTGCAATTGATTTTCGTAAACTAGGATAAGCCTTAATTTCACTTTCATCTATACTATCATTCACCAACAAATTTTCTTCATGCTGTGCTTCTGGACCTGAATCCAAAACTCTTAGTCTTTTTCCAAGATATTTCTCCATTCAcctaatgaaacaaaaaaggaatacaataaataattttgacaaaatattataataaagtaaCTATCATTTACTCACTTTATATAAGGTGTGTCTATGGGACAACACTTGTCCATTAAAGTCATTAGCATTTAGAACATGGAACCTACCCAatgttttatatatacatcacttcccattttatattcattctAATCTAAGGCAATGATAGGACGAGATGTGTCCGTCTTCCAAGGTGGAACGCGGCTATGAGTGTTAATTGTTACATTCACCATATTAGGAACTAGATCCTCTCAGCACTCTACTTAGAGCATCCATCTTAATATGCCTCTCATTCCCCTTATGGCGTTTATATTCTTCATTCAATATACGACATAGCACTTTTTTAAGCTTTGTAACTCGTTTCCTCATAGCTCCTCTATCATTCACCTATACCCCTTTCACATATTCTCTCCATAGCCCCTATCGCCCCTCGCCACTACACGGTCCACACAGGAAGCTTTGCGGTGTACGTGGTCATTTAATCTTGCATCCATTCTGACTTAAACCTCCTTTAACTCGTTCTTTAGTCTGCCATCATAGTGACCATCATGCTCATGAAATCATTTCCGGCCATAGAGTCACTTGAGCCCACTCCTTTATCAACCCCATCTGGGTGTATCTCATCCATCATATTGGATCAAATACAAGGATACATCAATAGTaccaacaaaaaataacaacactaGGATCTAGTCTAAGGggttagtaaaataaaagaaggaaAGATTTAAGAAGATGATCTTACCCCAATGGTAATATCACACCCCCCAAGTCACTCACCAATGTCATTCGGTAAGTTTAGAATATAGTAGGGTTAGTATCGCTCACTCTCAATCCAATTCCCGATTATTGGTACCCGGACAAATCAATCAAGATATACAGCTCAAGAAAATATAGCCACACAAGTAGTAAACATCAAAGTAATAATGATCAAGCATGCGAAAGCAAGGAACTAGGCCTAAGGCAACACAAACAAGCCATATATATGAACTGAAAATGTAGTAAATATAGATTGAACTTTAGGAATTGTTTTTGTATGGTTCCTCAATCTCGAATTGGCTGAAAATCTGTAGATAGCTTAAAAAATGAGTGTATTTCAAGGATAAAATAAGCCCAACAAGTTAGATTTTGAAATAGGGTATGACTTTTCACTTTTTCCCCAACTATACTAAAACAAGGCAACAATATTCGATCAGATCCATAGGAAAACGAAAGAATTTTTGGCTGATATTATATAGGAAATTAGCTAACATATCAAGGTTCATTCACATAAAATTTCAACTCAATCTAACAATAATAGGAAACACAAAggctaaaataaaaattcaaagagaCAACAGATCAAACACTTTCTAGGCACCTAGGCTTTAGATATTAAATGATAAAGATCTTTGTGATGAGATCCATGTGATTTACACAATATTATGCCACGATTGTTGATCTAccaaataaacacaaaaataaacgAAGATATGGTGGATCTAGCTACAAAAACTAGACACAAACATGAATGGGATAGAAGATTGGAAATGGAAGAATGTGTAAATGATGAATAACTAGGATTAAAACCATAGGACCTTAACCAAAAACATGTAGACAACTCTAGGCAACTTTCATTAATCCTAATCATCCTttggctccactactcaatggTTGCACTACAattgatgcatacctctaatttatttaatcaaagaaagaaaacaagcAACCTACAAAGTAAGAATTGGATAAACCCTAGAATTGGATAAACCCTTTCAAAGGGGAAAACTCACAAAATAGATATCTTAACTCAATAAGTCTCCCTTCAAAATGATACAAAagattatttataattaggGGTTCATTTCCAAGAAAAATGGTCCACgaattctaaaaattaaggCATCGGATAAAACGCCTGGTCATCGTCAAATCACCCGACCCGAGTGAACTTTCTAGATTCCACAAGGCATACTCCCAATCGCCCGATCGGGTGTTCCCTCTCCTCATTTCGCCCGACCGGGTGAACTCTCTGACCAAATTTCCAAACTAGTGCAAAAACACCTGGTCAGCATTTTTCCTCCCTCATTTCGCCCGGCCGCGCAAATTCTCAGTACTCACCCGATCTTCTGCGCGGCTTTAGTAAATCAACCATTACTCTCACCACTGGACTTCGATTGAAGCGTGCAAGATACTCACGCAAATCTATTTTGAAGGCGAAGACATTGATACACTTTGGAGAGCGTTTGGACATCATCTTGATTGAGTGATTACTGATTGAATCCAACTACAGTTGCCATCTTTGATGCACGgcttccatgatcgtatcataTCGCAATTCGTTATGGTTTTGCAGAATATCTCTAAGGTATATGTGCAATATGATaaccaaaatttgattagGCGACTACGTACATGGTTATGTGGACCTTGATCCATACAACGGGGTTGTGTTGCGAGAAGAGTTGACATCATCGATTTTCAATTCTTCCTTATAGCTTATAAATATGTTGCTCACTTATTATCCAGAAGTCCAAACTTTGTAGGAGTAAACTTTactgcaatatatattttgtctattgTATCCGAATAAACatcttaaatatataaagtaacCTTATTTCtcgaaaaaaaagaattggcAAAAAAGgcaaatccaaaaataaactGAATTCAAGCCAACATGCATGCATTGATTACAccaagaaataaaaacaaactacTTGGAACACAACAAAACTAGACGAGCGAACAATCTTAACACAAACTAGCTAGGAATTAAATTCATGAACAAAAAAACATGCATGCATGCATTATAACTCCACCAACAAATTCAAGGCACAATGCCGCCGCCGACGCCAACGCCTCCTACTTTCCCAAGCCCGCCGCCGATGCCAATGCCTCCCACTTTGCCGATCCCGCCCCCAATGCCGATCCCGCCTACCTTACCAATCCCGCCGCCTAAGCCACCGAGTCCGCCGAGGCCACCAACCCCTCCTGCACCGCCAACTCCTCCCATGCCACCTACAACCGGCAGCACTCCGACGTAGCCGATCCCGCCCCAGCCGCCTACACCGCCAATGAAGTTTTTTTCATCGGCGACGGCGCCGGCCGAATTTTGTGAAGGGGCTAATGCATTGAGATTAGGGTTTGTTGTTTGGTGATGAGTTGGAATGTTTCTTGCGGATGCATGAGCTGCCACTAGTGCAAGTGCTAGCAAAACAATCAAGGACAATTTTGCCATTTCTCTATCACTCTAGGGGAATGTACTACTAATTGTATAGGGTATGAATTATGAGCTAAGCATACGAGATCTATGGGTATATATAggcaatttttttgttttcattgagACGGTGGACAGTTGTGAGAATTGAAATTGAGTAAATATTGGTAATAAATTCTGGTTGTGGCAATCTCGAGAAAGGCGTTGGATTCTGGATGTAAAAGTGAGGGCATGCAGAGGTAGGTGAATCCAAGGAGAGATCAATTAAGGAATTGGTCAGATAGTAAGTCAACTcacaagaaacaaaatttgtttttacttttatcatatTACTCTTTATGTCCCGTAATAGATGACATGCTTAGGGAATGATACGATATTTTaaaagatgttgttttgtatattagatggagagagaaaatacattatttatattaatgtaagtgagttttttccaaaaaaaagaaatgcgACATCTTTTGtaagacaaactaaaaaagaaagtgagacatctattaagggacagatggagtagtatttttgtattgagaTATTCGGCGTGtctcatttgatttttattgtattttataaatagatacttcattcattcatattttattactgctttaaataaatattctttatGTTCTCTGTTTATAGAATCAGTTTGATTAAGcacatattttatgaaatataaagaaaagtgggtgaaaaaattagtgaagtAATGTAGGTCCTATTTTtagatattaattttgatgaactaGAATAAAAGTGTAATGATTTAGTGGAGTATATGGTCCACTATTATctcaaaatcgaaaaaaagtaagtagaattttaaattacgggcgtctcaaaatttaaattgagatattGTTTCATGGACGAAGAGAAGAACGTATGTATA is a window from the Salvia hispanica cultivar TCC Black 2014 chromosome 1, UniMelb_Shisp_WGS_1.0, whole genome shotgun sequence genome containing:
- the LOC125202079 gene encoding glycine-rich protein 23-like — its product is MAKLSLIVLLALALVAAHASARNIPTHHQTTNPNLNALAPSQNSAGAVADEKNFIGGVGGWGGIGYVGVLPVVGGMGGVGGAGGVGGLGGLGGLGGGIGKVGGIGIGGGIGKVGGIGIGGGLGKVGGVGVGGGIVP